One genomic segment of Deltaproteobacteria bacterium includes these proteins:
- a CDS encoding thymidylate synthase has protein sequence MNLETTPVAGSVKAPLNPKHADHVYFELMRRILNEGTAKSDRTGTGTISVFGHQMRFDLSEGFPLLTTKKCHTRSIIHELLWFLKGETNIQYLKDNKVSIWDEWADENGNLGPVYGKQWRSWETADGRTIDQISNVIESIKKNPDSRRHLVVAFNPGDVDKMALPPCHAFFQFYAADGKLSLQMYQRSADVFLGVPFNIASYALLCMMMAQVTGLQPGEFIHTLGDSHLYSNHLEQTKLQLTREPRPMPVMKMNPTVKSLFDFKYEDFELVGYDPHPAIKAEVAI, from the coding sequence ATGAATCTGGAAACTACTCCCGTCGCTGGCTCGGTGAAAGCTCCTCTGAACCCGAAACATGCCGATCATGTTTACTTCGAACTCATGCGAAGGATTTTGAACGAAGGCACGGCAAAGTCAGATCGTACTGGCACCGGCACGATCAGCGTGTTCGGCCATCAAATGCGCTTTGATCTTTCAGAAGGCTTTCCACTTCTTACGACTAAAAAATGCCATACGCGCTCGATCATTCACGAACTTTTGTGGTTCCTGAAGGGCGAAACAAATATCCAATATCTGAAAGATAATAAAGTTTCCATTTGGGACGAATGGGCCGACGAGAATGGGAACCTTGGTCCCGTCTACGGAAAGCAGTGGCGCTCTTGGGAAACTGCCGACGGTCGAACCATCGACCAAATTTCAAACGTCATCGAATCGATCAAGAAGAATCCCGATTCGCGTCGTCACCTTGTGGTCGCGTTTAATCCTGGTGATGTCGACAAAATGGCGCTGCCGCCTTGTCATGCGTTCTTCCAATTTTATGCGGCGGACGGAAAACTCTCACTGCAAATGTATCAGCGAAGTGCCGACGTATTTTTGGGAGTTCCCTTTAACATCGCAAGCTACGCGCTTTTGTGCATGATGATGGCGCAAGTGACAGGTTTACAGCCTGGTGAGTTCATCCACACACTGGGGGACTCTCATTTATATTCCAATCACCTAGAGCAAACAAAGTTGCAGCTGACGCGAGAGCCGCGGCCGATGCCGGTTATGAAAATGAACCCCACAGTGAAATCGCTATTTGATTTCAAGTACGAGGATTTTGAACTCGTCGGCTATGATCCACATCCTGCGATCAAAGCAGAAGTCGCCATCTAG
- a CDS encoding HD domain-containing protein, with product MEIKDPIHGSIELSDTEEAILETREFQRLRQIKQLGFAEYSFPGASHSRFLHSLGVMHLAGRAFDSIFRAFKFSNEAARNRLRRVVRLGALLHDIGHGPLSHTTEEVMPKVGALKIKAYSSREKGAAIDNDRKATHEDYTIKMVTDSDLAICLSKSSTDITGLHVACLIDRGLKAPDDFFLDQGLDFRPILSQVVSSEMDVDRMDYLERDAYFCGTNYGRVELEWLIGNLTFHETRGKVHLALNRRALYTFDDFLISRHHMYLMVYFHHKSIIFEEMLQRYLHSSDCRYHLPAEIPEYLRCSDYSLYEHLAEQKNEWAKRIADRRPYRMLTEMHATEKTARPRKICEALEAEGILTIQSGSATRLSKYHATQDQEAFPIFVVDQYDLREKPVPIEKVTRVFQKYEETRMIERIYVAPESYKKAMKIVADRKI from the coding sequence ATGGAAATTAAAGACCCAATTCACGGCTCGATTGAGCTTAGCGACACGGAAGAAGCGATCCTCGAAACTCGAGAGTTCCAGCGTCTACGTCAGATCAAACAATTGGGTTTTGCCGAATACAGTTTTCCAGGTGCGTCGCATTCTCGATTCCTTCATTCGTTAGGCGTCATGCATCTCGCTGGTCGCGCCTTTGATTCCATTTTTCGCGCCTTCAAATTTTCCAACGAAGCTGCGCGAAACAGATTGCGACGAGTCGTCCGACTTGGAGCTTTATTGCATGATATTGGCCACGGACCGTTGTCTCACACCACCGAAGAAGTCATGCCTAAGGTCGGGGCCTTAAAAATCAAGGCTTATAGTTCGCGCGAAAAAGGTGCGGCCATCGACAATGATCGCAAAGCAACTCACGAAGACTACACCATCAAGATGGTGACCGATTCGGACTTGGCGATTTGCTTGAGCAAATCGTCTACCGATATTACGGGACTTCATGTGGCCTGTTTGATTGACCGAGGACTTAAAGCGCCCGACGACTTCTTCCTCGATCAGGGGCTTGATTTTCGACCGATCCTTTCGCAGGTCGTTTCTAGTGAGATGGACGTCGATCGTATGGATTACCTCGAGCGTGATGCTTATTTTTGCGGAACAAATTACGGTCGCGTCGAATTAGAATGGCTGATTGGAAATCTGACCTTTCACGAAACACGCGGCAAGGTGCATTTGGCACTTAACCGTCGAGCCCTCTACACGTTTGACGATTTTTTAATTTCTCGTCACCACATGTACCTGATGGTCTACTTCCATCACAAAAGTATTATTTTTGAAGAAATGCTCCAGCGGTATCTGCATTCCAGCGATTGCCGATATCACTTACCGGCAGAAATACCAGAGTATCTGAGGTGCTCGGATTATTCGTTGTACGAACACTTGGCCGAACAGAAAAATGAATGGGCCAAGCGAATCGCAGATCGCCGTCCTTACCGCATGCTGACAGAAATGCACGCCACGGAAAAAACAGCCCGGCCTAGAAAAATATGCGAAGCGCTTGAGGCGGAGGGTATTCTTACTATTCAATCAGGCTCAGCGACGCGTCTTTCTAAGTATCACGCCACTCAAGACCAAGAGGCATTTCCCATTTTTGTGGTAGATCAGTATGACCTTCGCGAAAAACCAGTGCCGATAGAAAAGGTCACACGGGTTTTTCAAAAATATGAAGAGACTCGCATGATCGAGAGAATTTACGTTGCGCCCGAGTCTTATAAAAAGGCGATGAAGATAGTTGCAGATCGAAAGATCTAA
- a CDS encoding MaoC family dehydratase, with protein MVRAFAELSGDRNPVHLDDEFAAKTRFKKRIAHGMLLGSLLSRVAGMILPGPGTIIISQDIRYKGPCYVGDTVTAEIAVIHVRADKPIIKVSSRVTNSEGEELIDGGAILYYDPVV; from the coding sequence ATGGTCCGAGCGTTCGCCGAGCTTTCAGGCGATCGCAATCCCGTTCATTTGGACGACGAATTTGCTGCGAAAACGCGTTTTAAAAAGCGGATAGCGCACGGGATGCTACTAGGTTCGCTGCTTTCTCGTGTGGCGGGAATGATTTTACCGGGACCCGGGACGATCATTATCAGCCAAGACATTCGGTACAAAGGGCCTTGCTACGTCGGTGATACAGTGACCGCCGAGATCGCCGTGATTCACGTCCGTGCCGATAAACCAATTATCAAGGTTTCATCTCGCGTGACCAACTCCGAGGGCGAGGAACTGATCGATGGCGGAGCGATTCTTTATTACGATCCGGTTGTCTGA